The following proteins come from a genomic window of Blastococcus sp. HT6-30:
- a CDS encoding FABP family protein yields MSGGTELPVPDTADVRSGPEVSEKLLSVLPLLGEWHGEGQAAGSGGDHRFGQWIRFGHDGRGFLAYESRTWRLTDDGKIVGPDVRESGFWRPRGNDDVELLVAGPEGLVEIYVGTARTTTSWELTSDVVARTPDAPGVTRAVRLYGIVEGALMYAIDRAVGEEPLRPIMSARLERLR; encoded by the coding sequence ATGAGCGGGGGAACCGAGCTGCCGGTGCCCGACACCGCCGACGTCCGCAGCGGGCCGGAGGTCTCCGAGAAGCTGCTCTCGGTGCTGCCCCTGCTGGGGGAGTGGCACGGCGAGGGGCAGGCGGCGGGGTCGGGCGGTGACCACCGGTTCGGCCAGTGGATCCGGTTCGGCCACGACGGCCGGGGGTTCCTCGCCTACGAGTCCCGGACCTGGCGGCTGACCGACGACGGGAAGATCGTCGGCCCCGACGTGCGGGAGTCCGGCTTCTGGCGCCCCCGCGGGAACGACGACGTCGAACTGCTGGTGGCCGGCCCCGAGGGGCTCGTGGAGATCTACGTCGGCACGGCGCGCACGACGACGAGCTGGGAGCTGACCAGCGACGTGGTGGCCCGCACCCCGGACGCTCCCGGGGTGACCCGGGCGGTGCGGCTCTACGGCATCGTCGAGGGCGCGCTGATGTACGCGATCGACCGGGCCGTCGGCGAGGAGCCGCTGCGCCCGATCATGTCGGCCCGGCTGGAGCGGCTGCGGTGA
- a CDS encoding SpoIIE family protein phosphatase, which yields MAEAGRGTASTPDVEALPGTPSWFSVLHDSTFMFAAVCDTAGTLLSANRLSVEECGFDRREQLGRPLWTAGWWAGDPEVRDRIRAWCLEVAAGGEPVRTVTGFFLADGARRTADLTLQLVSEGAGAEYLLITGMDITDRLHSERVTAEARAAGMEASTLRQIATARARDLEVLRETEAKLSRALAITERVLANVADGIYGLDSEGRVEFLNPAASRLTGYRPEEQLGRDQHALVHARRADGSEYPREECPVWRALQTGRTVVADHETLWRSDGTPVPVEMVVVPTVEDGVHTGVVVSFRDLTDRLAAQRQAAELEALAARTAADRALSDRLQQSLLTPPPEPDHLQIAVRYSPAAHEAQVGGDWYDAFLQPDGATMLVIGDVVGHDSSAAAAMGQVRGLLRALAYAEENGPAATLTRVEHAARGLAVATLATAVLARIERHPDVPVSGRRLLRWSNAGHLPPILLAPDGTGTLLTSRPELMLGIDPDAPRSDQSVDLPDDHTLLLVTDGLVERRDIDLDAGIERLLDALRDLGATPLEELLDTVLARLVPEAGADDVAIVAVRAFPEDRPRPVEAGPNRLPPGVD from the coding sequence ATGGCCGAGGCCGGCCGCGGCACCGCGTCGACCCCGGACGTCGAGGCGCTGCCGGGCACGCCGTCGTGGTTCTCGGTGCTGCACGACTCCACGTTCATGTTCGCCGCGGTGTGCGACACCGCCGGCACCTTGCTCTCGGCCAACCGGCTCTCGGTGGAGGAGTGCGGCTTCGACCGCCGCGAGCAGCTGGGCCGCCCCCTGTGGACGGCCGGCTGGTGGGCCGGCGACCCGGAGGTCCGCGACCGGATCCGCGCCTGGTGCCTCGAGGTGGCCGCCGGCGGGGAGCCGGTGCGCACGGTCACCGGCTTCTTCCTCGCCGACGGCGCGCGACGCACCGCCGACCTCACCCTCCAGCTGGTCAGCGAGGGCGCCGGGGCCGAGTACCTGCTGATCACCGGCATGGACATCACCGACCGGCTGCACTCCGAGCGGGTCACCGCGGAGGCCCGCGCAGCCGGGATGGAGGCGTCCACGCTGCGCCAGATCGCCACCGCCCGGGCCCGTGACCTGGAGGTGCTCCGCGAGACCGAGGCGAAGCTGTCCCGCGCCCTCGCCATCACCGAGCGGGTGCTGGCCAACGTCGCCGACGGCATCTACGGCCTCGACAGCGAGGGCCGGGTGGAGTTCCTGAACCCCGCTGCGTCCCGGCTGACCGGTTACCGGCCCGAGGAGCAGCTCGGCCGCGACCAGCACGCCCTGGTCCACGCGCGGCGAGCCGACGGCTCGGAGTACCCCCGCGAGGAGTGCCCGGTGTGGCGGGCCCTGCAGACCGGCCGCACCGTCGTCGCCGACCACGAGACCCTCTGGCGCAGCGACGGCACCCCCGTACCGGTCGAGATGGTGGTGGTCCCCACCGTCGAGGACGGCGTGCACACCGGCGTGGTGGTCTCCTTCCGCGACCTCACCGACCGGCTGGCCGCCCAGCGCCAGGCCGCGGAGCTGGAGGCGCTCGCCGCCCGGACCGCCGCCGACCGCGCGCTGTCGGACCGGCTGCAGCAGTCGCTGCTCACCCCGCCGCCGGAGCCCGACCACCTGCAGATCGCCGTCCGGTACAGCCCGGCCGCGCACGAGGCGCAAGTGGGGGGCGACTGGTACGACGCCTTCCTCCAGCCCGACGGCGCCACGATGCTCGTGATCGGTGACGTCGTGGGCCACGACAGCAGCGCCGCCGCTGCGATGGGCCAGGTCCGCGGCCTGCTGCGCGCCCTCGCCTACGCCGAGGAGAACGGCCCGGCGGCGACGCTCACCCGGGTGGAGCACGCCGCTCGCGGGCTGGCGGTCGCGACCCTGGCGACCGCCGTGCTGGCCCGCATCGAGCGCCACCCCGACGTGCCGGTGAGCGGCCGCCGACTGCTCCGCTGGAGCAACGCCGGGCACCTGCCGCCGATCCTGCTGGCCCCCGACGGCACGGGCACCCTGCTCACCAGCCGGCCGGAACTGATGCTGGGCATCGACCCGGACGCGCCGCGCAGCGACCAGTCCGTCGACCTGCCCGACGACCACACGCTGCTGCTGGTCACCGACGGCCTCGTCGAGCGCCGCGACATCGACCTCGACGCGGGGATCGAGCGGCTCCTCGACGCCCTGCGTGACCTCGGCGCGACGCCGCTGGAGGAGCTGCTGGACACCGTGCTCGCCCGGCTGGTCCCCGAGGCCGGGGCCGACGACGTCGCCATCGTCGCCGTCCGGGCGTTCCCCGAGGACCGGCCCCGGCCCGTCGAGGCCGGCCCGAACCGGCTGCCGCCCGGCGTGGACTGA
- a CDS encoding DUF1416 domain-containing protein: MCGAPKQGGSLAGIDLSTQTVIQGSVWHDGAPVAGAYVRLLDSTDEFTAEVVTSPEGEFRFFAAPGKWKLRALAAVGKGERVLAAEVGLNETTVAID, translated from the coding sequence ATGTGCGGAGCCCCGAAGCAGGGTGGTTCCCTCGCGGGGATCGACCTGAGCACCCAGACGGTCATCCAGGGCTCGGTGTGGCACGACGGCGCCCCCGTGGCGGGCGCCTACGTCCGGCTCCTGGACTCGACCGACGAGTTCACCGCCGAGGTCGTCACCAGCCCCGAGGGTGAGTTCCGGTTCTTCGCCGCGCCGGGGAAGTGGAAGCTGCGCGCCCTGGCCGCGGTCGGCAAGGGCGAACGCGTGCTCGCCGCCGAGGTCGGCCTGAACGAGACGACCGTCGCCATCGACTAG
- a CDS encoding sulfurtransferase yields the protein MSRTDVLVTVDWVQEHLGQPGIVFVEVDEDTSAYDGGHIEGAVKLDWKKDLQDPLRRDYLDKTAFEALLSSRGIANDDTVVLYGGNNNWFAAYAYWYFKIYGHRDVKLMDGGRKKWELDGRPLSKDVPERPATQYQASEPDLSIRAFRDEVVAAIGSKNLVDVRSPDEFSGKILAPAHLPQEQSQRAGHVPTAINIPWSKAANEDGTFKSDEQLAALYAEQGFDDSKETIAYCRIGERSSHTWFVLQELLGKKNVKNYDGSWVEYGSLVGVPIEK from the coding sequence ATGAGTCGCACCGACGTGCTCGTCACCGTCGACTGGGTCCAGGAGCACCTGGGCCAGCCCGGCATCGTCTTCGTCGAGGTGGACGAGGACACCAGCGCCTACGACGGCGGCCACATCGAGGGCGCCGTCAAGCTGGACTGGAAGAAGGACCTGCAGGACCCGCTGCGTCGCGACTACCTCGACAAGACCGCCTTCGAGGCGCTGCTGTCGAGCCGCGGCATCGCCAACGACGACACCGTGGTGCTCTACGGCGGCAACAACAACTGGTTCGCCGCGTACGCCTACTGGTACTTCAAGATCTACGGCCACCGCGACGTCAAGCTGATGGACGGCGGCCGCAAGAAGTGGGAGCTGGACGGCCGCCCGCTGTCCAAGGACGTTCCCGAGCGCCCGGCCACCCAGTACCAGGCCTCCGAGCCCGACCTGTCGATCCGCGCGTTCCGCGACGAGGTCGTGGCCGCCATCGGCAGCAAGAACCTCGTCGACGTCCGTTCCCCCGACGAGTTCTCCGGCAAGATCCTCGCCCCGGCGCACCTCCCGCAGGAGCAGTCGCAGCGGGCCGGTCACGTCCCCACCGCGATCAACATCCCGTGGAGCAAGGCAGCCAACGAGGACGGCACCTTCAAGTCCGACGAGCAGCTGGCGGCCCTCTACGCCGAGCAGGGCTTCGACGACAGCAAGGAGACCATCGCCTACTGCCGGATCGGCGAGCGGTCGAGCCACACCTGGTTCGTCCTGCAGGAGCTGCTCGGCAAGAAGAACGTCAAGAACTACGACGGCAGCTGGGTCGAGTACGGCTCGCTCGTCGGCGTCCCGATCGAGAAGTGA
- a CDS encoding thioredoxin family protein: protein MFARLGVRPAEADLTVVQFSTAFCGPCRATKARLAQLQATRPGLAVVQVDAESHLAEVRKLGVRQTPTLFYLDRGGRVVGRSSGAPRPAELTALVDARAGVRV, encoded by the coding sequence GTGTTCGCACGGCTGGGCGTGCGCCCGGCCGAGGCGGACCTGACCGTCGTGCAGTTCTCCACCGCGTTCTGCGGGCCCTGCCGGGCGACCAAGGCCCGGCTGGCGCAGCTGCAGGCCACCCGCCCGGGGCTGGCCGTCGTGCAGGTCGACGCGGAGAGCCACCTGGCCGAGGTACGGAAGCTCGGCGTGCGGCAGACCCCGACGCTGTTCTACCTGGATCGCGGCGGCCGGGTCGTCGGCCGCAGCAGCGGCGCGCCGCGGCCGGCGGAGCTGACCGCTCTGGTAGACGCCCGTGCGGGGGTGCGGGTGTGA
- a CDS encoding DUF2993 domain-containing protein, translated as MKVLAVLLVLLVGLGTLLDRVAVGVAEGQVAEQLAAEGNLAGRPEVDVRGFPFLTQAVGGRYQEVHIALTAEQLGQPEGTRADVTLRGVRLPLSAVLSRQVSEVPVDRIDGTATLSYALLAREIGGDAVLEREGDGLRITRTVELLGQTLPLTASGTVAVDGNELVVDVDRAAGAGVDIPRVLVGRVTDLLDLRYPVELPFGLRLTGVTPAEDGIDVRVTAEDAVLRAE; from the coding sequence GTGAAGGTCCTCGCGGTCCTCCTCGTCCTCCTCGTCGGCCTCGGAACCCTGCTCGACCGGGTGGCGGTGGGCGTCGCCGAGGGGCAGGTCGCCGAGCAACTGGCGGCCGAGGGGAACCTGGCGGGCCGGCCGGAGGTGGACGTGCGGGGCTTCCCGTTCCTGACCCAGGCGGTCGGCGGGCGCTACCAGGAGGTGCACATCGCCCTGACCGCCGAGCAGCTGGGGCAGCCGGAGGGCACCCGCGCCGACGTCACCCTCCGCGGGGTCCGGCTGCCGCTGTCGGCGGTCCTCTCCCGGCAGGTGTCGGAGGTGCCGGTCGATCGCATCGACGGCACGGCGACGCTGTCCTACGCGCTCCTCGCCCGGGAGATCGGCGGCGACGCGGTCCTCGAGCGGGAGGGGGACGGGCTGCGGATCACCCGGACGGTCGAGCTGCTGGGCCAGACCCTGCCGCTGACCGCCAGCGGCACGGTCGCCGTGGACGGGAACGAGCTGGTCGTCGACGTCGACCGGGCCGCCGGTGCCGGGGTCGACATCCCGCGGGTCCTGGTCGGGCGGGTCACCGACCTGCTCGACCTCCGGTACCCGGTGGAGCTGCCGTTCGGCCTGCGGCTGACCGGCGTGACCCCGGCCGAGGACGGGATCGACGTGCGGGTGACGGCCGAGGATGCGGTTCTCCGGGCGGAATAG
- a CDS encoding response regulator transcription factor, producing the protein MRLVLMTSARQATTEVLPALGLLGHQVRVVAPELSSLLDGDSGDVVLVDARHDLVQARTLCGLLSSTGVAAALVAILSEGGLVALSADWGVDDVLLDTAGPAEVDARLKWAAARRLAAATPADGGDGGVTQAGELVIDEHSYSAKLRGRPLDLTYKEFELLKYLAQHPGRVFSRAQLLQEIWGYDYFGGTRTVDVHVRRLRAKLGTEHEALIGTVRNVGYKLDQQVADATAKAARAESDAELV; encoded by the coding sequence ATGCGACTCGTGCTCATGACTTCCGCCCGCCAGGCCACGACCGAGGTGCTGCCCGCCCTGGGGCTGCTCGGCCACCAGGTCCGGGTCGTGGCCCCCGAGCTCTCCAGCCTCCTCGACGGCGACTCCGGCGACGTCGTGCTGGTCGACGCCCGGCACGACCTCGTCCAGGCGCGCACGCTCTGCGGGCTGCTCTCCTCCACCGGGGTGGCCGCCGCACTGGTCGCGATCCTCTCCGAGGGCGGGCTGGTGGCCCTCTCCGCCGACTGGGGGGTCGACGACGTGCTGCTCGACACCGCCGGCCCCGCGGAGGTCGACGCCCGCCTCAAGTGGGCGGCCGCGCGCCGGCTCGCCGCCGCCACACCCGCGGACGGCGGCGACGGCGGGGTGACCCAGGCCGGCGAGCTGGTCATCGACGAGCACAGCTACTCCGCCAAGCTGCGCGGCCGTCCGCTCGACCTCACCTACAAGGAGTTCGAGCTGCTGAAGTACCTCGCCCAGCACCCGGGCCGGGTCTTCTCGCGAGCGCAGCTCCTCCAGGAGATCTGGGGCTACGACTACTTCGGCGGCACCCGCACCGTCGACGTCCACGTCCGACGGCTGCGGGCCAAGCTCGGCACCGAGCACGAGGCGCTGATCGGCACCGTGCGCAACGTCGGCTACAAGCTCGACCAGCAGGTGGCCGACGCCACCGCCAAGGCCGCCCGGGCGGAGAGCGACGCCGAACTGGTCTGA
- the mshD gene encoding mycothiol synthase, whose translation MSAPLDVDGVLALLRAARAADGVRPVSEEAELRLQHRSPGGHDVVVHDDDGALAGYARLDDGSAELVVHPGRRRRGLGTELLRRLLGLAGDQPLSIWAHGDLPGSAQLLAPHGFERARVLLQMRRDLAGIDPDPRPELPADVRVLPFRPGRDEDAWLRVNARAFDWHPEQGRMTRADLELREAEPWFDPAGFLMAWRGDPDEGGELLGSHWTKVHPPGDAAEEAVGEVYVLGVDPAAQGLRLGRALTDLGLAHLRSRGLGQVLLYVEEDNAAAVRLYENRGFRRFSVDVSWHREPRAS comes from the coding sequence GTGAGCGCTCCTCTCGACGTCGACGGCGTCCTCGCACTGCTGCGCGCCGCCAGGGCGGCCGACGGCGTGCGCCCGGTCTCCGAGGAGGCCGAGCTCCGGCTCCAGCACCGCTCCCCCGGCGGGCACGACGTCGTCGTCCACGACGACGACGGTGCCCTGGCCGGCTACGCGCGGCTGGACGACGGCTCCGCCGAGCTGGTGGTGCACCCCGGGCGGCGACGGCGCGGGCTCGGCACCGAGCTGCTGCGCCGGCTGCTCGGCCTGGCGGGTGACCAGCCGCTGAGCATCTGGGCGCACGGCGACCTGCCCGGCTCGGCCCAGCTGCTCGCCCCGCACGGCTTCGAGCGCGCCCGGGTGCTGCTGCAGATGCGCCGGGACCTGGCGGGCATCGACCCGGACCCCCGGCCGGAGCTCCCCGCCGACGTGCGGGTGCTGCCCTTCCGCCCCGGCCGCGACGAGGACGCCTGGCTGCGGGTCAACGCACGCGCCTTCGACTGGCACCCCGAGCAGGGCCGGATGACCCGCGCGGACCTCGAGCTGCGGGAGGCCGAGCCCTGGTTCGACCCCGCGGGCTTTCTGATGGCCTGGCGCGGGGACCCCGACGAGGGCGGGGAGCTGCTCGGCTCGCACTGGACGAAGGTCCACCCGCCCGGTGACGCCGCCGAGGAGGCGGTCGGCGAGGTCTACGTGCTCGGCGTCGACCCGGCAGCCCAGGGGCTCCGGCTGGGGCGGGCGCTCACCGACCTGGGCCTGGCGCACCTGCGCAGCCGGGGGCTGGGGCAGGTCCTGCTCTACGTCGAGGAGGACAACGCGGCGGCGGTCCGGCTGTACGAGAACCGGGGCTTCCGCCGGTTCTCCGTCGACGTCTCCTGGCACCGGGAGCCGCGAGCCTCCTGA
- a CDS encoding twin-arginine translocase TatA/TatE family subunit yields the protein MFNSIGWGEIVVLGLAALFIFGPERLPDLAKDVAGGLKRVRGAVTGVRGQLHDSLGEDFDEFRNVDLRRYHPKAFIREHLIGEDDDRPAPRAGGAPRSAGSST from the coding sequence GTGTTCAACTCCATCGGGTGGGGCGAGATCGTCGTCCTCGGTCTTGCCGCCTTGTTCATCTTCGGCCCGGAGCGGCTGCCGGACCTGGCCAAGGACGTGGCCGGTGGTCTCAAGCGGGTGCGGGGTGCGGTGACCGGCGTGCGCGGTCAATTGCACGACAGCCTGGGCGAGGACTTCGACGAGTTCCGCAACGTCGACCTGCGCCGGTACCACCCCAAGGCCTTCATCCGTGAGCACTTGATCGGGGAGGACGACGACCGGCCGGCTCCGCGCGCTGGTGGTGCGCCCCGGAGCGCCGGCTCGTCCACCTGA
- a CDS encoding flavodoxin domain-containing protein: MDRLTAGPAMVVEPRSDAPPASDDLPPRSSRCLGSTAVGAGGCGPRVLVAFASRHGATREIAAALAQSLPASRAGRIGRLSTVLAPVELRPDPADFDAVVLGSAVYAGRWLEPARRYVGAVAPELRGRSTWLFSSGLVGDRPGPPDDDPDGRRIGDWIDALDHRVFPGRLERRVLSAAERAGWPAHAVVGDFRDWRAVRAWCEEIAAEVVTRHAVPVPG; encoded by the coding sequence ATGGACCGACTCACTGCCGGGCCGGCGATGGTCGTCGAACCGAGGTCAGACGCCCCTCCTGCCAGCGACGACCTTCCGCCGCGATCCTCCCGCTGCCTGGGGTCCACCGCGGTGGGTGCCGGCGGGTGCGGCCCCCGGGTGCTCGTGGCCTTCGCCAGCCGGCACGGGGCGACGAGGGAGATCGCCGCCGCGCTGGCGCAGTCGTTGCCTGCCAGCCGAGCGGGACGGATCGGGCGGTTGTCCACCGTGCTGGCACCGGTGGAGCTGCGGCCCGACCCCGCTGACTTCGACGCCGTCGTGCTCGGCAGCGCCGTCTACGCGGGGCGCTGGCTGGAGCCGGCTCGGCGCTACGTCGGTGCCGTCGCTCCGGAGCTGCGCGGCCGCTCGACATGGCTGTTCTCCAGCGGGCTGGTCGGCGACCGGCCCGGGCCTCCCGACGATGACCCGGACGGACGTCGGATCGGCGACTGGATCGATGCGCTCGATCATCGGGTCTTCCCCGGCCGGTTGGAACGGCGCGTGCTTTCCGCCGCCGAGCGTGCCGGCTGGCCTGCCCACGCCGTGGTGGGTGACTTCCGGGACTGGCGGGCCGTACGTGCCTGGTGCGAGGAGATCGCCGCCGAAGTCGTCACCCGGCATGCGGTCCCCGTCCCGGGATGA
- a CDS encoding alkaline phosphatase PhoX, with the protein MTTSFDRRKFLQRGAAVTAGTVLASGTQLLGVHGALAAPGRRGQQLKAENNGGYGPLQPTKDRTTGRTLLNLPAGFEYASFGHSAEYAAALGLAAAVGSDGHPTPGRHDGMATFATEDPSIIRLVRNHEQGYSPTDASQEPEDYSAGNAYDRTLIGDPATAYDPAAAGGTTTMTFDTRELKLISSFISLNGTSVNCAGGPTPWGSWLSCEETVNGTLNDDPFTKDHGYVFEVPADGESAGDSKGPYREMGRFAHEAVAVDPATGIVYETEDSGNTSGFYRFCPNEPGDLSKGGTLQMLAVKGKPQLKTYQGHSNRVGNPMPVEWVTIQAPDPENITTESVFDQGWYQGGAAFARLEGCWYDGGSVFFNATSGGDAEAGQVWEYRPRGRSGGQLILLFESPSPDVLDAPDNLTVSPRGGLVLCEDGDDQQYVRGLNERGEIFDFALNSIEGEEDDVNNEFAGACFSPDGEVMFVNIQTPGVSFAIRGPWEKGAL; encoded by the coding sequence ATGACCACCTCGTTCGATCGACGCAAGTTCCTGCAGCGCGGCGCGGCCGTGACCGCCGGGACGGTGCTGGCAAGCGGCACCCAGCTGCTGGGAGTGCACGGCGCTCTCGCGGCCCCCGGCCGCCGCGGCCAGCAGCTGAAGGCCGAGAACAACGGCGGCTACGGCCCGCTGCAGCCCACCAAGGACAGGACGACCGGGCGGACCCTGCTCAATCTGCCGGCCGGCTTCGAGTACGCCTCGTTCGGCCACTCCGCCGAGTACGCCGCGGCCCTCGGCCTGGCGGCGGCGGTCGGCTCCGACGGTCACCCCACCCCCGGCCGGCACGACGGCATGGCGACCTTCGCGACGGAGGACCCCTCCATCATCAGGCTCGTGCGCAACCACGAGCAGGGCTACTCGCCGACCGACGCGTCGCAGGAGCCGGAGGACTACAGCGCCGGCAACGCGTACGACCGGACCCTGATCGGTGACCCGGCGACGGCCTACGACCCGGCCGCCGCCGGCGGCACGACGACGATGACCTTCGACACGAGGGAGCTGAAGCTGATCAGCAGCTTCATCAGCCTCAACGGTACGTCGGTCAACTGCGCCGGCGGCCCGACCCCGTGGGGCTCCTGGCTGAGCTGCGAGGAGACGGTCAACGGGACCCTGAACGACGACCCGTTCACCAAGGACCACGGGTACGTCTTCGAGGTGCCGGCCGACGGCGAGAGCGCCGGGGACAGCAAGGGCCCCTACCGGGAGATGGGACGGTTCGCGCACGAGGCCGTGGCCGTCGACCCGGCGACCGGGATCGTCTACGAGACCGAGGACAGCGGCAACACCTCCGGGTTCTACCGCTTCTGCCCGAACGAGCCGGGCGACCTCTCCAAGGGCGGCACGCTGCAGATGCTCGCCGTCAAGGGGAAGCCCCAGCTGAAGACCTACCAGGGGCACAGCAACCGGGTCGGCAACCCCATGCCGGTCGAGTGGGTCACCATCCAGGCCCCGGACCCGGAGAACATCACCACGGAGTCGGTCTTCGACCAGGGCTGGTACCAGGGCGGCGCCGCGTTCGCCCGTCTCGAGGGCTGCTGGTACGACGGGGGCAGCGTCTTCTTCAACGCCACCAGCGGTGGTGACGCCGAGGCGGGGCAGGTGTGGGAGTACCGGCCGCGGGGCCGCTCCGGCGGCCAGCTGATCCTGCTCTTCGAGTCCCCGTCCCCTGACGTGCTCGACGCCCCGGACAACCTGACCGTCAGCCCTCGCGGCGGTCTGGTCCTCTGCGAGGACGGGGACGACCAGCAGTACGTCCGCGGACTCAACGAGCGCGGCGAGATCTTCGACTTCGCGCTCAACAGCATCGAGGGCGAGGAGGACGACGTGAACAACGAGTTCGCCGGGGCCTGCTTCAGCCCCGACGGCGAGGTCATGTTCGTCAACATCCAGACCCCCGGTGTCAGCTTCGCCATCCGCGGTCCCTGGGAGAAGGGCGCGCTCTGA
- the tatC gene encoding twin-arginine translocase subunit TatC, with protein MTLTAHLAELRRRVGWSLLYVLLGTAVAFWWYEEGLGDFIRAPYCGLPDHLRYSDADGGCGLLITDVFGGALIRLKISFIVGVVISAPFWLFQLWRFLTPGLKRNEKLYGVSFVAASSALFALGAALAYLSLAAGLRLLLGLAGDGVVVALTAQDYIGFVISLLVAFGMSFELPLIAVVLNLVGVLSYEALSQSRRWIFFLTLVFAAFVTPTQDPFTMLVMALPMAVLFEMAIQIARSVDKRRARRAAIESFHDVADDEASPLDAAPSRLDVPQPDLVERTRGSS; from the coding sequence ATGACGCTCACGGCACACCTTGCCGAGTTGCGGAGGCGGGTCGGCTGGTCCCTGCTCTACGTCCTGCTGGGCACCGCTGTGGCGTTCTGGTGGTACGAGGAGGGCCTCGGCGATTTCATCCGCGCCCCCTACTGCGGCCTGCCCGACCACCTCCGCTACAGCGACGCCGATGGTGGCTGCGGGCTCCTGATCACCGACGTCTTCGGTGGCGCGCTGATCCGCCTGAAGATCAGCTTCATCGTCGGCGTGGTGATCTCTGCACCGTTCTGGCTGTTCCAGCTGTGGCGCTTCCTCACGCCGGGGCTCAAACGGAACGAGAAGCTCTACGGGGTCTCCTTCGTCGCCGCATCGTCGGCGCTGTTCGCCCTCGGCGCCGCTCTGGCCTACCTGTCCCTGGCTGCTGGTCTCCGGCTGCTCCTGGGTCTGGCCGGCGACGGCGTCGTGGTGGCGCTCACCGCTCAGGACTACATCGGCTTCGTCATCTCGCTGCTCGTCGCCTTCGGGATGTCCTTCGAGCTTCCGCTGATCGCCGTGGTCCTGAATCTGGTCGGCGTTCTGTCGTACGAGGCGTTGTCCCAGTCGCGCCGGTGGATCTTCTTCCTCACCCTGGTGTTCGCCGCGTTCGTGACACCGACACAGGACCCGTTCACCATGCTGGTGATGGCCCTACCCATGGCGGTGCTCTTCGAGATGGCCATCCAGATCGCTCGATCGGTGGACAAGCGGCGCGCCCGCCGGGCGGCCATCGAGTCCTTCCACGACGTCGCCGACGACGAGGCATCGCCTCTCGACGCCGCTCCCTCCCGGCTCGACGTGCCGCAGCCGGATCTCGTCGAGCGCACGCGCGGTTCGTCGTAG
- the tatA gene encoding Sec-independent protein translocase subunit TatA, whose protein sequence is MNLGPMEIGLILLAVLLLFGYKKLPDASRSLGRSLRIFKGEMKGMKDDNGPGKDVVAEDAGSTAVARRELLPPSTAAERDGTSAAGVDSAR, encoded by the coding sequence ATGAACCTGGGTCCGATGGAGATCGGTCTGATCCTCCTGGCCGTCCTGCTGTTGTTCGGCTACAAGAAGCTGCCGGATGCCTCGCGATCGCTGGGCCGATCCTTGCGCATCTTCAAGGGCGAGATGAAGGGCATGAAGGACGACAACGGTCCGGGCAAGGACGTAGTCGCTGAAGACGCCGGATCCACCGCGGTGGCCCGCAGGGAGCTGCTCCCGCCGTCGACGGCTGCCGAGCGCGACGGCACCTCCGCAGCCGGCGTCGACAGCGCCCGCTGA
- a CDS encoding GNAT family N-acyltransferase: MPASAVPSSSSGSARYRTYVARPHEVAAAQRLRHRVLDAGCGARTDPATVPQHDGNEWDDVCDHLVVWDEVSDGVVGTCHLLPPERAMALGRSYGDGQFDLSRHAQLRPWTVAAGRRYVHPEHRSGAVTSHLSAGLLRYVLERGHPYLAGRTSVPLTDGGSTAAAVWDVVRTQHLAPAALRVVPHVPFDVEGVGRPQASALPPLVQDSLRGGGVVCGRPAHDRASGTAEFYVVMPLADVAARAFGGPGNGRR, encoded by the coding sequence ATGCCTGCATCTGCCGTGCCGTCCTCCTCCAGCGGGTCGGCGCGCTACCGGACGTACGTGGCACGACCTCACGAGGTTGCCGCCGCCCAGCGCCTGCGTCACCGGGTCCTCGACGCCGGATGCGGGGCCCGGACCGACCCGGCCACCGTTCCGCAGCACGACGGGAACGAGTGGGACGACGTGTGCGACCACCTGGTCGTCTGGGACGAGGTCAGCGACGGGGTGGTCGGCACGTGCCACCTGCTCCCCCCGGAACGCGCCATGGCGCTCGGCCGCAGCTACGGCGACGGCCAGTTCGATCTCTCCCGGCACGCGCAGCTGCGGCCCTGGACCGTGGCAGCCGGGCGCAGGTACGTGCACCCCGAGCACCGCTCGGGGGCGGTGACCAGCCACTTGTCGGCCGGCTTGCTGCGGTACGTCCTGGAGCGAGGACACCCGTACCTGGCCGGCCGCACGTCCGTTCCCCTCACCGACGGCGGGTCGACGGCGGCCGCCGTCTGGGACGTCGTCCGGACGCAGCACCTCGCCCCGGCCGCGCTCCGGGTGGTTCCGCACGTCCCGTTCGACGTCGAGGGCGTGGGGCGACCCCAAGCGTCGGCCCTGCCGCCACTCGTGCAGGACTCCTTGCGCGGTGGCGGGGTCGTGTGCGGCCGGCCCGCCCACGACCGCGCCTCCGGTACCGCCGAGTTCTACGTCGTCATGCCGCTGGCCGACGTCGCAGCACGCGCGTTCGGCGGCCCCGGGAACGGCCGGCGATGA